In Musa acuminata AAA Group cultivar baxijiao chromosome BXJ3-9, Cavendish_Baxijiao_AAA, whole genome shotgun sequence, a single genomic region encodes these proteins:
- the LOC135648270 gene encoding phospholipase D zeta 1-like isoform X5, with product MSDHRFMSEDGHCYIRLPSEPAITERQWIFDELPTAKIVAASRPDAGDITPLLLSYTIEFQYKQFRWHLLKKASQVLYLHLALKKRAFLEELHDKQEQVKEWLHNLGLGENIPTVQDDDEADDVSVPLPHEDNSLVKSRNIPSSAALPIIRPSLGGQQLISDKAKLAMQGYLDHFFSNLDIVNSQEVCKFLEVSRYSFLQEYGPKLKEGYVKARHLPKVQELDDGKSCCACHWFSCCNGSWKKVWAVLKPGFLALLENPFDTKILDIIVFDVLPHSNGNDDGRILLAKETKERNPLCFGFQVFGGSRTTKLRMRNNAKIKEWVAAINDAGLRPPEGWCYPHRFGSFAPPRGLTEDETYVQWFVDGQAAFEAIASSIEQAKSEIYITDWWLCPELHLRRPFSLHGSSRLDAMLEAKAKQGVQIYILLYKEVPLALKINSVYSKRILLNIHENIKVLRYPDHLSTGIYLWSHHEKIVTIDNQISFIGGLDLCFGRYDNFEHKVGDMPPLIWPGKDYYNPRESEPNSWEDTMKDELDRGKYPRMPWHDVQCALWGPPCHDVARHFVQRWNYAKRSKAPNEKTIPLLVPQHHMVIPHYMGSREMNHQNDKQNAIPEDVGKHTFSRSCQDIPLLLPHEPDGTATTNSDKVHGLDRICGLSEHPNKTSQSQPVSLIKTKIEHSVQDMQMKGFIDDYSYPKTQREQDFNMFVQPPIQNADWWVTHERGSQVVSTDESRQVGPRTPCRCQVIRSVSQWSAGTSQTEESIHKAYVHLIEKAEYFLYIENQFFISGLSGDDTIRNRVLEALYQRIIRAEKEKKCFRVIIVLPLLPGFQGGIDDGGSASVRAIMHWQYQTICRGSNSILQKLHDTIGPRAHDFISFYGLRTYGRLFDGGPLVTNQLYTDWVQG from the exons ATGTCCGACCACCGATTCATGTCCGAGGACGGCCATTGTTACATAAGGTTGCCGTCGGAGCCAGCGATTACGGAGCGGCAGTGGATCTTCGATGAGCTTCCCACGGCCAAGATTGTCGCAGCGTCGCGGCCGGATGCTGGTGATATCACCCCCTTGCTCCTCTCCTATACCATCGAGTTTCAGTACAAGCAG TTCAGATGGCACTTACTGAAGAAAGCCTCACAAGTTTTATACCTACATCTTGCTTTGAAGAAGCGTGCATTTTTAGAGGAACTTCATGATAAACAGGAGCAG GTCAAAGAATGGCTTCACAATCTTGGACTAGGGGAGAATATACCTACTgttcaagatgatgatgaagctgATGATGTGTCTGTTCCTTTACCACATGAGGATAACAGTTTAGTTAAAAGCAG AAACATTCCTTCTAGTGCTGCATTGCCAATCATTCGCCCATCACTTGGAGGGCAGCAATTGATTTCTGACAAGGCTAAATTGGCTATGCAAGGGTACTTGGATCACTTCTTTAGCAACTTGGATATTGTGAACTCTCAAGAG GTTTGCAAATTTTTGGAGGTCTCGAGGTACTCGTTTTTGCAAGAATATGGACCAAAGCTAAAAGAAGGTTATGTTAAAGCAAGGCATTTGCCAAAAGTTCAAGAATTAGATGATGGTAAAAGCTGTTGTGCATGCCACTGGTTTAGCTGTTGCAATGGTAGCTGGAAAAAG GTTTGGGCTGTACTAAAACCAGGTTTCTTAGCTTTACTGGAGAATCCTTTTGATACAAAAATTCTAGATATCATTGTTTTTGATGTATTACCACATTCAAATGGAAATGATGACGGTCGAATTCTTCTAGCAAAAGAGACAAAGGAGCGTAATCCTTTGTGTTTTGGGTTTCAA GTATTTGGTGGGAGCCGTACAACAAAATTGAGAATGAGAAATAATGCAAAGATCAAGGAATGGGTTGCTGCAATAAATGATGCTGGGTTGCGGCCTCCAGAAGGTTGGTGTTATCCTCACCGCTTTGGCTCTtttgcaccacccagaggcttaaCTGAAGATGAGACTTATGTTCAGTGGTTTGTTGATGGCCAAGCTGCATTTGAAGCAATTGCTTCTTCAATCGAACAAGCAAAATCAGAG ATATACATAACTGACTGGTGGTTGTGCCCAGAATTGCATCTGCGACGTCCTTTTAGTTTGCATGGCTCTTCGCGGCTTGATGCTATGCTAGAGGCAAAAGCAAAGCAAGGTGTTCAG atttatattctTCTTTACAAAGAAGTCCCTCTTGCTTTGAAGATCAACAGTGTATATAGTAAGAGAATATTACTGAACATTCATGAAAACATAAAGGTTCTTCGTTATCCAGATCATCTCTCAACTGGCATTTATTTatg GTCCCATCATGAGAAAATTGTTACCATTGACAACCAAATAAGCTTCATTGGAGGACTTGATCTGTGCTTTGGCCGTTACGACAACTTTGAACACAAAGTTGGGGATATGCCTCCTCTTATTTGGCCTGGAAAGGACTATTATAATCCGAG GGAATCTGAACCAAATTCTTGGGAAGATACTATGAAAGATGAATTGGACCGTGGAAAATATCCTCGCATGCCCTGGCATGATGTTCAATGTGCTTTATGGGGACCACCTTGTCATGATGTTGCAAGGCACTTTGTTCAACGCTGGAATTATGCCAAG AGAAGTAAAGCTCCAAATGAGAAAACAATTCCATTGTTGGTACCTCAGCATCACATGGTTATTCCACATTACATGGGAAGTAGAGAAATGAACCATCAAAACGACAAACAAAATGCAATCCCAGAGGATGTTGGAAAGCATACCTTCTCCCGTTCATGTCAAGATATTCCACTGCTTTTACCCCATGAACCTGATGGAACAGCAACAACAAATAGTGATAAGGTTCATGGATTGGATAGGATTTGTGGTCTTTCAGAGCATCCAAATAAAACTAGCCAAAGCCAACCTGTGTCTTTGATAAAAACAAAAATTGAGCATTCAGTTCAAGATATGCAGATGAAAGGTTTTATCGATGATTATAGTTATCCAAAAACTCAGAGGGAACAAGATTTTAATATGTTCGTCCAGCCACCTATTCAGAATGCAGACTGGTGGGTAACACATGAGCGAGGCAGTCAAGTTGTATCTACAGATGAATCTAGACAAGTTGGTCCACGCACGCCATGCCGTTGTCAG GTTATTAGAAGTGTCAGTCAATGGTCAGCTGGAACAAGCCAAACTGAAGAGAGCATTCACAAAGCTTATGTTCATCTTATTGAGAAAGCAGAGTACTTCCTATACATTGAG AACCAATTCTTCATATCAGGTCTTTCAGGAGATGATACAATAAGAAACCGTGTACTAGAAGCATTATACCAGCGAATCATTCGagcagaaaaagagaagaagtgTTTCAGGGTTATTATCGTTTTACCCTTATTACCTGGTTTTCAG GGTGGCATTGATGATGGTGGTTCTGCATCTGTGAGGGCAATAATGCATTGGCAGTATCAAACCATTTGTAGAGGGTCGAACTCGATATTGCAAAAACTTCATGATACAATAGGTCCTAGAGCACATGACTTTATTTCATTTTATGGCCTTCGAACATATGGGAGACTTTTTGATGGAGGTCCTCTGGTAACCAATCAG CTATATACAGATTGGGTACAAGGTTAG
- the LOC135648270 gene encoding phospholipase D zeta 1-like isoform X3: MSDHRFMSEDGHCYIRLPSEPAITERQWIFDELPTAKIVAASRPDAGDITPLLLSYTIEFQYKQFRWHLLKKASQVLYLHLALKKRAFLEELHDKQEQVKEWLHNLGLGENIPTVQDDDEADDVSVPLPHEDNSLVKSRNIPSSAALPIIRPSLGGQQLISDKAKLAMQGYLDHFFSNLDIVNSQEVCKFLEVSRYSFLQEYGPKLKEGYVKARHLPKVQELDDGKSCCACHWFSCCNGSWKKVWAVLKPGFLALLENPFDTKILDIIVFDVLPHSNGNDDGRILLAKETKERNPLCFGFQVFGGSRTTKLRMRNNAKIKEWVAAINDAGLRPPEGWCYPHRFGSFAPPRGLTEDETYVQWFVDGQAAFEAIASSIEQAKSEIYITDWWLCPELHLRRPFSLHGSSRLDAMLEAKAKQGVQIYILLYKEVPLALKINSVYSKRILLNIHENIKVLRYPDHLSTGIYLWSHHEKIVTIDNQISFIGGLDLCFGRYDNFEHKVGDMPPLIWPGKDYYNPRESEPNSWEDTMKDELDRGKYPRMPWHDVQCALWGPPCHDVARHFVQRWNYAKRSKAPNEKTIPLLVPQHHMVIPHYMGSREMNHQNDKQNAIPEDVGKHTFSRSCQDIPLLLPHEPDGTATTNSDKVHGLDRICGLSEHPNKTSQSQPVSLIKTKIEHSVQDMQMKGFIDDYSYPKTQREQDFNMFVQPPIQNADWWVTHERGSQVVSTDESRQVGPRTPCRCQVIRSVSQWSAGTSQTEESIHKAYVHLIEKAEYFLYIENQFFISGLSGDDTIRNRVLEALYQRIIRAEKEKKCFRVIIVLPLLPGFQVYVHSKLMIIDDREVLIGSANINDRSLLGSRDSEIGILIEDKEYVDSFMNGKPWKAGKFSLSLRLSLWLEHLGLHAGEISKIRDPINNAAYKDIWMATAETNTIIYQEVFSCVPNDLIHCRATFRESTNYFKEKLGYTTIDLGISSEKKDPNHKEHKGTDPIQRLESVRGHLVSFPLKFMCNEDLRPAFSQGEFYVWPLVFL, encoded by the exons ATGTCCGACCACCGATTCATGTCCGAGGACGGCCATTGTTACATAAGGTTGCCGTCGGAGCCAGCGATTACGGAGCGGCAGTGGATCTTCGATGAGCTTCCCACGGCCAAGATTGTCGCAGCGTCGCGGCCGGATGCTGGTGATATCACCCCCTTGCTCCTCTCCTATACCATCGAGTTTCAGTACAAGCAG TTCAGATGGCACTTACTGAAGAAAGCCTCACAAGTTTTATACCTACATCTTGCTTTGAAGAAGCGTGCATTTTTAGAGGAACTTCATGATAAACAGGAGCAG GTCAAAGAATGGCTTCACAATCTTGGACTAGGGGAGAATATACCTACTgttcaagatgatgatgaagctgATGATGTGTCTGTTCCTTTACCACATGAGGATAACAGTTTAGTTAAAAGCAG AAACATTCCTTCTAGTGCTGCATTGCCAATCATTCGCCCATCACTTGGAGGGCAGCAATTGATTTCTGACAAGGCTAAATTGGCTATGCAAGGGTACTTGGATCACTTCTTTAGCAACTTGGATATTGTGAACTCTCAAGAG GTTTGCAAATTTTTGGAGGTCTCGAGGTACTCGTTTTTGCAAGAATATGGACCAAAGCTAAAAGAAGGTTATGTTAAAGCAAGGCATTTGCCAAAAGTTCAAGAATTAGATGATGGTAAAAGCTGTTGTGCATGCCACTGGTTTAGCTGTTGCAATGGTAGCTGGAAAAAG GTTTGGGCTGTACTAAAACCAGGTTTCTTAGCTTTACTGGAGAATCCTTTTGATACAAAAATTCTAGATATCATTGTTTTTGATGTATTACCACATTCAAATGGAAATGATGACGGTCGAATTCTTCTAGCAAAAGAGACAAAGGAGCGTAATCCTTTGTGTTTTGGGTTTCAA GTATTTGGTGGGAGCCGTACAACAAAATTGAGAATGAGAAATAATGCAAAGATCAAGGAATGGGTTGCTGCAATAAATGATGCTGGGTTGCGGCCTCCAGAAGGTTGGTGTTATCCTCACCGCTTTGGCTCTtttgcaccacccagaggcttaaCTGAAGATGAGACTTATGTTCAGTGGTTTGTTGATGGCCAAGCTGCATTTGAAGCAATTGCTTCTTCAATCGAACAAGCAAAATCAGAG ATATACATAACTGACTGGTGGTTGTGCCCAGAATTGCATCTGCGACGTCCTTTTAGTTTGCATGGCTCTTCGCGGCTTGATGCTATGCTAGAGGCAAAAGCAAAGCAAGGTGTTCAG atttatattctTCTTTACAAAGAAGTCCCTCTTGCTTTGAAGATCAACAGTGTATATAGTAAGAGAATATTACTGAACATTCATGAAAACATAAAGGTTCTTCGTTATCCAGATCATCTCTCAACTGGCATTTATTTatg GTCCCATCATGAGAAAATTGTTACCATTGACAACCAAATAAGCTTCATTGGAGGACTTGATCTGTGCTTTGGCCGTTACGACAACTTTGAACACAAAGTTGGGGATATGCCTCCTCTTATTTGGCCTGGAAAGGACTATTATAATCCGAG GGAATCTGAACCAAATTCTTGGGAAGATACTATGAAAGATGAATTGGACCGTGGAAAATATCCTCGCATGCCCTGGCATGATGTTCAATGTGCTTTATGGGGACCACCTTGTCATGATGTTGCAAGGCACTTTGTTCAACGCTGGAATTATGCCAAG AGAAGTAAAGCTCCAAATGAGAAAACAATTCCATTGTTGGTACCTCAGCATCACATGGTTATTCCACATTACATGGGAAGTAGAGAAATGAACCATCAAAACGACAAACAAAATGCAATCCCAGAGGATGTTGGAAAGCATACCTTCTCCCGTTCATGTCAAGATATTCCACTGCTTTTACCCCATGAACCTGATGGAACAGCAACAACAAATAGTGATAAGGTTCATGGATTGGATAGGATTTGTGGTCTTTCAGAGCATCCAAATAAAACTAGCCAAAGCCAACCTGTGTCTTTGATAAAAACAAAAATTGAGCATTCAGTTCAAGATATGCAGATGAAAGGTTTTATCGATGATTATAGTTATCCAAAAACTCAGAGGGAACAAGATTTTAATATGTTCGTCCAGCCACCTATTCAGAATGCAGACTGGTGGGTAACACATGAGCGAGGCAGTCAAGTTGTATCTACAGATGAATCTAGACAAGTTGGTCCACGCACGCCATGCCGTTGTCAG GTTATTAGAAGTGTCAGTCAATGGTCAGCTGGAACAAGCCAAACTGAAGAGAGCATTCACAAAGCTTATGTTCATCTTATTGAGAAAGCAGAGTACTTCCTATACATTGAG AACCAATTCTTCATATCAGGTCTTTCAGGAGATGATACAATAAGAAACCGTGTACTAGAAGCATTATACCAGCGAATCATTCGagcagaaaaagagaagaagtgTTTCAGGGTTATTATCGTTTTACCCTTATTACCTGGTTTTCAG GTGTATGTGCATAGCAAATTGATGATAATTGATGATCGTGAGGTGTTGATTGGTTCAGCAAACATAAATGATAGAAGCTTGTTAGGCTCAAGAGATTCAGAG ATTGGTATACTTATAGAAGATAAAGAATATGTTGACTCATTCATGAATGGAAAGCCTTGGAAAGCTGGAAAGTTTTCTCTTAGCCTTCGCCTCTCACTGTGGTTGGAACATCTAGGTCTTCATGCTGGAGAG ATCAGTAAGATCAGGGATCCAATCAATAATGCAGCATACAAGGACATCTGGATGGCGACAGCTGAG ACAAATACCATAATCTACCAGGAAGTCTTTTCGTGTGTTCCTAACGATCTTATCCACTGCAG AGCTACATTTCGAGAAAGCACCAACTACTTCAAGGAGAAACTTGGGTACACAACTATTGATTTGGGTATTTCTTCGGAGAAGAAGGATCCTAATCATAAAGAACACAAAGGCACAGATCCAATACAGAGGCTAGAGTCGGTGAGAGGTCACCTTGTTTCTTTTCCCCTGAAATTCATGTGCAATGAGGATTTGAGGCCTGCCTTCAGTCAAGGTGAGTTCTATGTCTGGCCTTTAGTTTTTCTTTAG
- the LOC135648270 gene encoding phospholipase D zeta 1-like isoform X1 encodes MSDHRFMSEDGHCYIRLPSEPAITERQWIFDELPTAKIVAASRPDAGDITPLLLSYTIEFQYKQFRWHLLKKASQVLYLHLALKKRAFLEELHDKQEQVKEWLHNLGLGENIPTVQDDDEADDVSVPLPHEDNSLVKSRNIPSSAALPIIRPSLGGQQLISDKAKLAMQGYLDHFFSNLDIVNSQEVCKFLEVSRYSFLQEYGPKLKEGYVKARHLPKVQELDDGKSCCACHWFSCCNGSWKKVWAVLKPGFLALLENPFDTKILDIIVFDVLPHSNGNDDGRILLAKETKERNPLCFGFQVFGGSRTTKLRMRNNAKIKEWVAAINDAGLRPPEGWCYPHRFGSFAPPRGLTEDETYVQWFVDGQAAFEAIASSIEQAKSEIYITDWWLCPELHLRRPFSLHGSSRLDAMLEAKAKQGVQIYILLYKEVPLALKINSVYSKRILLNIHENIKVLRYPDHLSTGIYLWSHHEKIVTIDNQISFIGGLDLCFGRYDNFEHKVGDMPPLIWPGKDYYNPRESEPNSWEDTMKDELDRGKYPRMPWHDVQCALWGPPCHDVARHFVQRWNYAKRSKAPNEKTIPLLVPQHHMVIPHYMGSREMNHQNDKQNAIPEDVGKHTFSRSCQDIPLLLPHEPDGTATTNSDKVHGLDRICGLSEHPNKTSQSQPVSLIKTKIEHSVQDMQMKGFIDDYSYPKTQREQDFNMFVQPPIQNADWWVTHERGSQVVSTDESRQVGPRTPCRCQVIRSVSQWSAGTSQTEESIHKAYVHLIEKAEYFLYIENQFFISGLSGDDTIRNRVLEALYQRIIRAEKEKKCFRVIIVLPLLPGFQGGIDDGGSASVRAIMHWQYQTICRGSNSILQKLHDTIGPRAHDFISFYGLRTYGRLFDGGPLVTNQVYVHSKLMIIDDREVLIGSANINDRSLLGSRDSEIGILIEDKEYVDSFMNGKPWKAGKFSLSLRLSLWLEHLGLHAGEISKIRDPINNAAYKDIWMATAETNTIIYQEVFSCVPNDLIHCRATFRESTNYFKEKLGYTTIDLGISSEKKDPNHKEHKGTDPIQRLESVRGHLVSFPLKFMCNEDLRPAFSQGEFYVWPLVFL; translated from the exons ATGTCCGACCACCGATTCATGTCCGAGGACGGCCATTGTTACATAAGGTTGCCGTCGGAGCCAGCGATTACGGAGCGGCAGTGGATCTTCGATGAGCTTCCCACGGCCAAGATTGTCGCAGCGTCGCGGCCGGATGCTGGTGATATCACCCCCTTGCTCCTCTCCTATACCATCGAGTTTCAGTACAAGCAG TTCAGATGGCACTTACTGAAGAAAGCCTCACAAGTTTTATACCTACATCTTGCTTTGAAGAAGCGTGCATTTTTAGAGGAACTTCATGATAAACAGGAGCAG GTCAAAGAATGGCTTCACAATCTTGGACTAGGGGAGAATATACCTACTgttcaagatgatgatgaagctgATGATGTGTCTGTTCCTTTACCACATGAGGATAACAGTTTAGTTAAAAGCAG AAACATTCCTTCTAGTGCTGCATTGCCAATCATTCGCCCATCACTTGGAGGGCAGCAATTGATTTCTGACAAGGCTAAATTGGCTATGCAAGGGTACTTGGATCACTTCTTTAGCAACTTGGATATTGTGAACTCTCAAGAG GTTTGCAAATTTTTGGAGGTCTCGAGGTACTCGTTTTTGCAAGAATATGGACCAAAGCTAAAAGAAGGTTATGTTAAAGCAAGGCATTTGCCAAAAGTTCAAGAATTAGATGATGGTAAAAGCTGTTGTGCATGCCACTGGTTTAGCTGTTGCAATGGTAGCTGGAAAAAG GTTTGGGCTGTACTAAAACCAGGTTTCTTAGCTTTACTGGAGAATCCTTTTGATACAAAAATTCTAGATATCATTGTTTTTGATGTATTACCACATTCAAATGGAAATGATGACGGTCGAATTCTTCTAGCAAAAGAGACAAAGGAGCGTAATCCTTTGTGTTTTGGGTTTCAA GTATTTGGTGGGAGCCGTACAACAAAATTGAGAATGAGAAATAATGCAAAGATCAAGGAATGGGTTGCTGCAATAAATGATGCTGGGTTGCGGCCTCCAGAAGGTTGGTGTTATCCTCACCGCTTTGGCTCTtttgcaccacccagaggcttaaCTGAAGATGAGACTTATGTTCAGTGGTTTGTTGATGGCCAAGCTGCATTTGAAGCAATTGCTTCTTCAATCGAACAAGCAAAATCAGAG ATATACATAACTGACTGGTGGTTGTGCCCAGAATTGCATCTGCGACGTCCTTTTAGTTTGCATGGCTCTTCGCGGCTTGATGCTATGCTAGAGGCAAAAGCAAAGCAAGGTGTTCAG atttatattctTCTTTACAAAGAAGTCCCTCTTGCTTTGAAGATCAACAGTGTATATAGTAAGAGAATATTACTGAACATTCATGAAAACATAAAGGTTCTTCGTTATCCAGATCATCTCTCAACTGGCATTTATTTatg GTCCCATCATGAGAAAATTGTTACCATTGACAACCAAATAAGCTTCATTGGAGGACTTGATCTGTGCTTTGGCCGTTACGACAACTTTGAACACAAAGTTGGGGATATGCCTCCTCTTATTTGGCCTGGAAAGGACTATTATAATCCGAG GGAATCTGAACCAAATTCTTGGGAAGATACTATGAAAGATGAATTGGACCGTGGAAAATATCCTCGCATGCCCTGGCATGATGTTCAATGTGCTTTATGGGGACCACCTTGTCATGATGTTGCAAGGCACTTTGTTCAACGCTGGAATTATGCCAAG AGAAGTAAAGCTCCAAATGAGAAAACAATTCCATTGTTGGTACCTCAGCATCACATGGTTATTCCACATTACATGGGAAGTAGAGAAATGAACCATCAAAACGACAAACAAAATGCAATCCCAGAGGATGTTGGAAAGCATACCTTCTCCCGTTCATGTCAAGATATTCCACTGCTTTTACCCCATGAACCTGATGGAACAGCAACAACAAATAGTGATAAGGTTCATGGATTGGATAGGATTTGTGGTCTTTCAGAGCATCCAAATAAAACTAGCCAAAGCCAACCTGTGTCTTTGATAAAAACAAAAATTGAGCATTCAGTTCAAGATATGCAGATGAAAGGTTTTATCGATGATTATAGTTATCCAAAAACTCAGAGGGAACAAGATTTTAATATGTTCGTCCAGCCACCTATTCAGAATGCAGACTGGTGGGTAACACATGAGCGAGGCAGTCAAGTTGTATCTACAGATGAATCTAGACAAGTTGGTCCACGCACGCCATGCCGTTGTCAG GTTATTAGAAGTGTCAGTCAATGGTCAGCTGGAACAAGCCAAACTGAAGAGAGCATTCACAAAGCTTATGTTCATCTTATTGAGAAAGCAGAGTACTTCCTATACATTGAG AACCAATTCTTCATATCAGGTCTTTCAGGAGATGATACAATAAGAAACCGTGTACTAGAAGCATTATACCAGCGAATCATTCGagcagaaaaagagaagaagtgTTTCAGGGTTATTATCGTTTTACCCTTATTACCTGGTTTTCAG GGTGGCATTGATGATGGTGGTTCTGCATCTGTGAGGGCAATAATGCATTGGCAGTATCAAACCATTTGTAGAGGGTCGAACTCGATATTGCAAAAACTTCATGATACAATAGGTCCTAGAGCACATGACTTTATTTCATTTTATGGCCTTCGAACATATGGGAGACTTTTTGATGGAGGTCCTCTGGTAACCAATCAG GTGTATGTGCATAGCAAATTGATGATAATTGATGATCGTGAGGTGTTGATTGGTTCAGCAAACATAAATGATAGAAGCTTGTTAGGCTCAAGAGATTCAGAG ATTGGTATACTTATAGAAGATAAAGAATATGTTGACTCATTCATGAATGGAAAGCCTTGGAAAGCTGGAAAGTTTTCTCTTAGCCTTCGCCTCTCACTGTGGTTGGAACATCTAGGTCTTCATGCTGGAGAG ATCAGTAAGATCAGGGATCCAATCAATAATGCAGCATACAAGGACATCTGGATGGCGACAGCTGAG ACAAATACCATAATCTACCAGGAAGTCTTTTCGTGTGTTCCTAACGATCTTATCCACTGCAG AGCTACATTTCGAGAAAGCACCAACTACTTCAAGGAGAAACTTGGGTACACAACTATTGATTTGGGTATTTCTTCGGAGAAGAAGGATCCTAATCATAAAGAACACAAAGGCACAGATCCAATACAGAGGCTAGAGTCGGTGAGAGGTCACCTTGTTTCTTTTCCCCTGAAATTCATGTGCAATGAGGATTTGAGGCCTGCCTTCAGTCAAGGTGAGTTCTATGTCTGGCCTTTAGTTTTTCTTTAG